TGGGGCAAACAGTTTGCCCACGATGCAACGACAATACAACAACAGATGGTTCGGTGATACTGTGTTATCTATGTACGCACCGTCCTTTAGCAGGTCTGTTGatctttctgtgtgtgtgtgtttttggggggggtcTCACATTTTTAGGGGTCAGCTCGCGAAAGCAGCTCAGCTGCTCCGTTGTGTGCAGCCCTGTCACACATTGTTTACGCCAGTCGCTCGTGGTCGCTCGGTTTGCGTGATTTGCGCGTGTTTTGTGAGATGTCAAAAATAAGGGAGCGTCACTtgtcacgcaaaaaaaaaaacaaagtgaaacatttcaaccaaacaacacacacccGCGTGAGCGTGAGAGACcaacgagagagaaagaagagtAGCAATAGTATGGCCGAAAGATAGTTCGTTGTAGCTCCTGTTGCGGTACAGGCATATACCATTCCGGTACGCGCGTTCTCCGTccgtttggttggttttggcCACGAATGCTCGAACATCCTTTTCCGTACCGGGACAGAAGGAAATTCGCACGCACTACGCTGGTTCGTGTAGCCGAATTCGGACGAATACGGCTTGCCGTTACATAATACGCAAGTGGTTCGGCATGCCACCGCAGGCAAGGCGTCCTTTATCAGTGCGTAATGGATCCCGGTTTTGCTGGGAGACATGTGTAGAAAGGAAAACGTGTACGAGAACTCGTCACGTTTGTTGCTTTAATGACCCATTCGGTTGGTGACAACAGGGCAAAGTTTAGCAAGTGTTAAACCTTGAGGTTGAAACCGGTACTAAACGCCAAAAAACGCAGCTACGATAGAAACgtgttgacaaaaaaaaaacaaatcaaagaaaacggaaaatccGTTCAGTGAAAATTTATAAAGTGGTTTagatttaatataaaaaaacatgtgtttaaaaaaatactttctttaTTCCAAaagaatatataaaaaaacattagagaATAAAAAGTGACTAAAAATACTTCCAAATTAATTAtgctgtgaaaaaaaaaacaaaaaatgtataaagttTTTATAACAAATGGTTATGTTAAGCTGTGTGCAATTACAATACTAGCCAACAGTAGGAATGACATGGATTCAATCAATACCGTGCagaggagaagaagaagtaaacgAGATTTAATCTCGGAATCGACAAAACACACTGAGCTGGAAGTAACACACCCATTGAACCATGATTCCGGGCGTTACCGGAGCGGTACGGaccatgaaaataaaatgaaaataaaactgttgAAGTAAGTAATTAACATTAGGGAAGACGGAAACGAAACGTTGTCGTTCCAGTGCGGCAtcgagtggaaagaaaaaggaaggaaacaaaatcaattgaaaacaatatcCATCGACCTCAATGCAAGTAGGTTTGATGTCTTGATTGTGTCGGTGGTACCAAATACAGCTATAAAACCATCGCCCGAAGCTATGTCCTTTACCACGCATCAGCCGGAAAGAACGAAAACAGTGCAATAATCAAAATATGTCACAAACGTAACTTCAAACACGGTTTTTGCAAATCGGCTGGCTGGtcttatttgtgtgtgtgcgctagTGAAGTAATATCCAGCCGGGCAGGAGACGGCCAGTGGCAAAGGGGTGTCAATTTAATAAAGTTTTGTGATATTGGTTTTTCCTTCGTGCAACGGCTAAAACCACCGTACCGCCTGCCGGTGAGTATGGTTACGTTAATCAAAAGCAGCCAATCGGTTGCCTTCCGTTTGTCTCACGAATCAAACGATGTGCTTTCGTGCGCACCGGACAATGTTCGTGAACGAGCGGCACGTGGTGTTAGTGCTTCCGGCGGGGTACAAACGACGACCCCGTGTACGAGAACGATGAGCCCGGTTTTTGGTGGCGCAGCTGTCAACCTCGGAAAGTGGAACCGATCGGATCACAGCAGGATTCCTGAATCGTAGATGAATCCTTCGATCGATGTGTAAAGCCCCCCCGCCCGGGGAGAGGTGGAGAAACGTTTTCCGGCCACGTTTGATTAAAGTGTGTGGGAGGCAAACAATGTACGCGccaatttgttgaaattgttgttgcttgttgttgcttgtttgttaACAACTCAGAAGTGCTCATAATATCAGTAGTAGTAAGAAGTTTTTGAAGCAAGACAAAAAGGCAGGTGTGTTTCTACCTGGTGAAGCAACCAGCTACGGCTTATTATCAAAACCGATACAGAATCGATTAGTAAAAACCGGCAAGATGGGAAATGGCATGAACAAGGTAAGTGATGTTTTAGGTCATCAGTAATTGCAGgcttttgctaaatttccaccACGAATTTGATGCGGTTTGTTACAGGTCATGCCCGGGTTGTATATTGGCAACTATAGGGACTCAAAAGATTACCAGCAGCTGGACCGATATGGGATCTCGCATATAGTCTCCATTCACGATAGTCCACGACGATTTCATCCAGTAAGTGTGATGCTAGTTCCCATTTACACAACAGTCCTGTTTCTATCATTTAAAGCTCTTCATATGAATTCAATAAGTTTGATTTATGTTATACTTGCGTTGTGATCGTTTTAAACTCAAAGTAACGCTGGTGCGTGTTAAAGCGTTACAACGAAACGCCCGCATGTATGCAATTGAAcggttttaattgtttgttatcttttttttagtccTTTTGAAATCGTTGGGtgaacatataaaaaaaagaatttaaaaacccCACGCcttaaaaattaatgttaaaaacaatattaaaaaacagTAACTGTAAATTAATATTCGTTAGCTTATTTATGTCTTGAAATCTGAAGCTTGATTAATTCGTTTTAATTGGTATGAGTAGTAAACAGAACGCTTGATTAACAGCAAATTACAAATGGAATTAAACAATGTTCAGTGATTAATTTTGTAAACTTGATCCCACATGACTTGGCTTTGTTAACTAGTGGAACTATATATACACATTCCACCTTGTTATAGCCCGGTAGTTCATCGTTAATTAATATAATGGACACAATTATCGCACGCTTATCAACGGTATGATTGATTGAAGAAACCATGCCAAAGCAAGCCATCATCGAACAGCAGAAACTATGAAACCATGTGGGTCTCGCTAACGAAAACAAGCTGCACCGGGAGTGGTAAAAGCTTATTCAATAGATCAATAACCGTACTGTAACAGCGGAAGAGTGCTAAAAGACAAACCAAGGAAGGAATGAACCGTACGACACCAACATTCATAACCACCGTACGATGGATGTTTTTATGGAGAAAGTTGTTGTCTACATTTGTAGCCAatgggaaagaagaaaaaaaaacaaataggaaCCTAACAGCATAAACTATTTGATCACCGGCCAAGAGGCCGTCCTTTGATGGACGTGATCGTAAACGGGTAAGATAAAACATGGTACGCCATCGTGATTCTTGCTTCATTTCCGTTGAAAGTTTATTTCATGCCGAAAGTCGTTTCCGGCTGGggcgaatgttttatttagacCGTGATTATGGGACGGTTTGATAAGTTTCAGTTCAGGTTTTGTCGCTTATGCTAAAGAGGTATTAATTTATGCACGTTGAGAACGGTGCAGGATTGTTTTGGAGTAAAGACATGGACGACTATGAATTAAATATTATCGTCGTTCTGTCATTAGGTGAGGGAAATGAATACGTTTAGCGGATGataactttatttattttggaaAACACTTTTTATTGAGCGGGCGGGAAAGGTAAACACCGTGACAGGTGTACCTGATTCCTGGTGAAACACCTGTAGTTGTTGTACTGGACTGTCTAAATgaagcctaaaagtatgcaatacgcaaaacaaatttacttTTTCATGACTATTGACAATTTTGGATCTATTTTTCCCCTATTAATTCCGCCTGACACAGATTAATATCTCAATTTGTTTGACATTACCATTTGGATCAACCTCTTCGGGTAAACTAATGAACTACTTTCTCCAATAACTATATCTAAACATagtatttaaattgaaatcagCCCGAGTAAGTTTTCAAATGCCTATAGGAAAAGGTTCGCAAAAATCTCAAGGTATTGTGAAAGGTTCTTAACGATTTGTTTGAGTAGCAGCGTTTCTAGAGCTCATTAGTTATGTTCGTACCACTCAAAAAAGGGCCCATTCTAGAGCCAAGTGAATGGACAGGTTTTACATAATGCATCATCGCTGTCAGACGACGCTACCCACGACATGTTATCTATATTGCCAAAATGGTTGCATGATTTACAGCACCCATCAGCTACGTTTTATTCGgtgtttgtttcagttttatgGCTAGAAATTTTTCGGTAgaagaagcaataaaaaacatcGATACTTAAGATGGGGTTggagcttttgtttgtttgaatcgAACAGACTGTTCTGTTATCTACAACCGCTAAGGATCCCCGTACCCGGTAGGACATTGATCAAACTTTTGTACGCCACCACAAATGGCGATGTAAAGCTTCAAAGTACATGGGAACACCCTGGGAAGAAACAAATCCCATAATCCCTGATAGGGGAACTGTTCTACACATGTAAAATGGCTGCAAATGGAAGCGTACGAAGAGGACATAATGTGTGCAGCGTGAAAGAATCCCGTGCCGTGACCAAGTTTTTCTCCAACGTGGATCTTTGGGCCTAATGGGGAAACCATTCAATGtatgggaaacattttttatccatttccCTGTATCGCTCAAGAATTCCCAGAATTCTGACCACTTTGTGTCGTAAGAATCGCTCATCAATCTTGTTCGCCTGAAAGCTTCTCGTATCGTATCCTGTTAAAAGGGGTTGCACAACACCGATACGGGAAGTTCGTATTTTTATAAAgcacaaaatttaataataaaaagccTCTATCCTTCATCCAGCATTACATTAACGATGGAAGTAGCCTTTCAACTTCGCAAAGTTCTGCAAATATTTTGCTATATCATCTTTTTTCCAACCATTGCAAAACTGGCAATTCCAAGCACTTGAAGAAGTAGTTTGAAGAACGTTTTGGATGGCATTTCGAAGAGCTGTGGTATAGTGGTCTGGatgacgggttttttttaatcaatactTGCTCTCGAATACTTTGCGTGACACAGATGCTATATGGGCCGCAGGATGTGGGTTATCGTTCAAAAGCCACATACTGCTGATATTATTCTTTTTCGTGTGTGAATAGCATTTTCTTACCCAGTATGGAACACACGTTCGACATGCCGTGAAGGGGTCACGACATTTTTCCTGATAAAACAagcaattgcttttttttgagtgaaacaTTCGTGCGATGAATCATCGACAAGTCTGTTGTGACCCAATGAAAgcgtgtttggtgtgtgtgtgtgtgtctctgaGGTTATTCGACTGTAGAGTTTGCGAGATAAGGGTCCACAACCGGTCGATTCATACTGGCAACAAGGAGCTAAAATTGTGCTACCTAAAGCAAGAAAAACGACCGAGAACCAAATGTTCTACCACGGCATACCTCCCAAAGGAGTGCTCCGTGGGACAAAAGTTTttgaaaaggattttttgttgctcataGGCAGACATATGATCTGTGTGGTTAGGTAGTTGCCTAAACAACATACCGGTTTTAAAACAGAGCTGGGACATGCCGTGGTACAACTGTATTCAAACCTAATCTAGTCCACGAATGTCACAGTTGGGGAAAGGTGGATGTCATAATTTCTCCTCGTTAATTAACCTTTACACATAAGCTGATACAAAATGTATATGCGACCTACATCGTTAGTGGTTTAAATGGCAAGAGTTGCTGGGTTTTACTGTGAAAGTATTGCCGACTGGAAAAGCATCACTCTAACTTACTTAAAACTGTTTAACGAAGAGGTTGTTTGAGAActttgtgtttaaaattaaattgcaaaCGCCAGAATGTATGCAACATAGGCGCATTTTCAGCGTAGTATGAAACAAAGCATAAAGAGTTGCATACATTACGGCGTATTGCAGAATCTTAACcttgtttgcaaacaaactcaATTATGCCATAATGCACTTTTATGTGACATGTTTTTTATCATCTTATTCAACTCCCTCTAGGATAAACATTACCTGTGTGTGATTGCTGCAGATAAACCGGACCAAAACCTGTCGCAATACTTTTCGGTGTGCAATGATTTCATCCATTCGGCACGGCTGAAGCAGGGCAACGTACTGATTCACTGCCTAGCCGGCATGTCCCGCTCTGTAACGGTTGCCGTTGCCTACATCATGTGCGTCACACCGTTGAGTTGGAAGGAAGCTTTAAAGGTACGGGCCTGGCACTAGCTAGAGACACGGTACCTGGGACCTGGGTGTTCACAACAGTAATTTACTCTTCTTTCCAGGTGGTACGTGCTGGTCGCTCGATAGCTAATCCGAATGTGGGCTTTCAGAATCAGCTGCAGGATTtcgaaaccagcaaactgaTAGAGGTAAGACGACCGGCACCTAGGGACTCGTTCATCGTTGTGAGGAATGCCTCGGAAGGGATGAAACCATCGGATATGGACCTAGTTTTATTTCCCCTGTTTTGATTAACGTGATAAATCGTTTCGGGTGTGTTCATTATTTCTCCcgtttcgcacacacacacaggaacgAAGACGGTTGAAGGAACGTTTTCCTAGCTTAGCGCTTGAGTCGACCGATAAGGAGCAGTGTTACATAGCTTTAGATTATTATGAAGAGCTGCTAGAAAGTAAAGACGTTTGTGAAGGTCACTGCAAGTTCGGGAAAGACTGTCCAACGGGTGagtgaataaatgaaaaatattatgtttataGCTACACTCCATGTCATAAATGTCATCATAAATTGCCTCCAATTACAGAGATCTTCCCTTACATCCCTTTTCGCAACTTAACAAAATGTTAACCTCCTAACGACCATATGTTCAATTCGTGACCTATTTCTATCGAAATTTTACCGATTGTATTTATCATGCTTATTTCTAGACTGCTTCTCTTCCCACAGCATCATACAGCAATGCTTTCgtacaaaaaaagcttctttcATATCATTCGGCTGGCTTTTATGACATCTTTCCTTTGGCTGTGACATCCATCATCCATCTTCACTTCACCATGACATTGCAATCACCGTGTCCATAATGTTTCGATTAAGAAACAAAGGCACAACGTGGTAGTTGGCTTTTTCATAACAATTTCGGAACTACTGACGTAAGGATCATTATCACTACTCATCATTCGATTATAAATCTTAGTTTAGGCATTAATCACATAAAGCATGTTTTAAACTATCTAACTAACACTCATGAATGCTGTTAAGGAATTCCATTAAGatgtgcaatgttttttttgttaacgtgAAATATCGTCAGAGAGAAAACATTCCAATGATTGTTCTCGCGTTACATCCACAGGAATCTGCCGGACAGACTCCCGTGGTGGTATGAGACCTTCGCGAAAACCGAGTCTCTCTTCCAAAAAGCAATACAACACATCGCTCTCAACGTCGCCCTCGACCTCCTCCCAGCTGTCGGTACGAAGCGTAGGAACTCCCGGTGGTGGAGGGGCACAGTCCTGTCCAACATCGCCCCGCTGCTCGAAAGCATTGAGCCAACGTCCGGGCAATGGTGGAGCGACCCGGAATCCAGAAAACCCCCGAGCAGCGGGTGAATATGCGGCCGAAATCGACTTGGGGGAGATATCTGAGCTTCGACGTAGTAGTAGCATCGTCAGTACCTTTCGTCCTCGAAGCAGCCCGGCCGGGTTGTATTCCTATACAGGTGGATATAGCTTTCATGAGGCATGTATCTCTTTCTCACAGCTCTACAATATCTggtactgtttttttgtttgcaggtTCAGCGCCACCGTCCATACACGGTTCGCGGGTAGACTTGAGCGTTAGTGGAGGTACCGGATCCGCCATCTATCTTGGCTCTACCAGTGGAAGTGGTGGAGCTAGCGGGTCTGGCGGAGCGACGGGTGGTGTAGGATCAGCAAATAATTCCCCAGGACCGGGACGTCGTCTTAGTATGCGATCCACACCCAAATCAACACCCCGCTCAACGCCAGAATCATCTCCAAAGGCATCTCCCAAGAAGAGTGCCTCAACAAGGTCTTTGTCAACCACCCCAGCAGGAAGTACAGGTTCGCCGAAAAAGAGCGTATCCGGAAGTGGTGGTGGACGTACAGCAACGGTAACACCTGCCACTTCTACGCCTCCGACTAATGCCAGCTCGTGTCCAAAAAAAGACGACAAGCCAAGCAAACTAACCTCAAAAACCACCGTCCCAAGTAATGCTACTAATGCAAGTaccactactaccactactacaaCTACTAGTACTACTACTTCTACTACTAGTGCGGGAGGCAGTGTAGCGAGTAAGGCTGCACCCGCGCGTACTCCATCAATTGTGATAGACATAACCACAACTACGGCCACAATTACGACCTGTACGACCTCCAGCAAGGATGTAGCTTACGGACGACCAACCGAAAAGCGGGACGCTACATCCAAGGTCGCACAAACTAAAGGTGCTGGCGGTAAAGGaagcaacaccaacaacacgAATGCATCCTCCAAAACAATGGTTGCCAGCAATAATGCTAACAATAGACCAGTGAAGCAGGAATAGGATGAATAGCCCATTGGTCGATAACGTAACGATGCACTACAGTGATGGAAAGGTTTTATTATCATAAAATAGAATCCACCGTTGTTGAGTTGATGGAGGATTGAGAGCTGTCTGTTTTTGGGTACAATAATAACACCAGCGCAACTGACAGCTTCCTTTTGTGTTCTCCCCCCGAAGCTGGCCCGAATCCTACACCCCGTGTTAGGAAAATGTTGGATTTCATTAGATTGATAACCTGATAATAATACGGTGCCCTCCGGTTAGCGGGTTGCATCGAAAAGCTCAAACGGAACGAAAATGATTAATTCAAACGCGAGGTTATATATGAAAAGCATATACACATTTAGtagaaacaatcaaaaaccCATTTTGAATGCTAGATAGAGCAGTTTAGATGGTAAGTTTGCAGTTAAGATGCTACAATATTCGGAAACAAATccctaaaataatgctttcgatgtaaatttttttggaaaacaagttcgtttgatttttgtttctagagagagagatagagaagagaaaacaaacatgtCAGCAGTCGTTCCTTACGGTATTCGATTCATAACTGGCTCAAAAATCAAAGACGCTACGAAAGCGTTAAATTTGTGTATCACAAATGTAAAGATATCAGCGTACGAGAGAAGTATGTTTTGCGTAGGTTCAGCTTGATGCTAAAAGAGTGTTGTTTGTAATGCATTTCGGCGGAAACGATCAAGCTACGATATCATGCGGTTTGTTGCAAGAAGCTTAAGGGAAATAAGGCACCGTTTTTCGCTTGCCTGCCTGTCGATGTGTTGTTATGCCAGTATGAATTAGATTGACAGCTATGATTGAACAATTATCGAGCGtgaaccaaaaacacacagaaaggtAAAAATATATCCACGTGTGCGAATGCACTTATATTTACACTgatacaaaaaacaagaatccGCACGTGTACCgtgaacataaaattaaacacatcAACCTTCGTAAGGATGGACGGCCATTAGCGATAATTGCCGTCTTTGGATTGTTATTGGTTTGCTCCCTAAGCAATGAAAGCCAACGTTTAGAATGGACAGAGAAAGCGTTAATAGCTGATTGAAGGGTTAAAGCATAAATATAAGAAGCGTTACAAGGTGATTTTCAAAGCGTAAAGCAGCTGCAAACGTTTCGCTTAGAGTGTGGCTATCGCATGGGCAAAAACAATTGGGAAGTATTTAAgagagaaaagcaaaaaaaaaaaacatattcgcACACATACTCGCGACCACTTTGGTTTCCACTTTGCTAAGTCCCGCTCCGTTATGTTATAAAAAGGgaatagaatttaaaaaaaaaaaacatcacacaaCTGATaccggtgatgatgatgattgtagTGCAATAAGGCAAATGGTTTTTTGGAAGTTGGATAGCAATGACCGATGGTGCAGGTTCGCAGTACAAAGGTGTAAGAATGATAGAAAGGCTAATATTTGCTATTGTTGGATAGACGTTGCGTTGGTTCTAAAGGGGTGTGAGAATGTGTTAGGTAGCAGCACACAAGCatgcacccacacacacacacacaccctcgcACGGCACGTGTAGTGTATGGAatgatatatttatatttagctattttataaattttattttgatatataaaacaaaaaaaacccgaaagcgTGAAGACGTGCAAAATAAAGCTTATACCGAAACGAAGAGAAACATCATTTTAATCGTCGAATtcgaactaaaaaaaaaacaaatacaaatgaaaaaagttgataaaaGAAATTTTGAGCAAATGATGACACACGTACgaaggaattgttttttaaaattataaattgttaTTATCGAATTAAACCCTATTCAGTGTAGTAATgtctaataatttaattttgttatagTTATTGCATATTGCGAAGCGAAATGCGTTTCAGATTTGGTGAAAAACTCGCaatacgcctaaatgtatgcaatatgaATCCACATTCAAAATTCAACATAACACGCAATGGCGCAATTTTGCACtgctataattttaaaattttgtaatgcctgttacaacaaaatacaacaacagtatttttttcaaaaacttttctaAACATTTGCTAGAATTTGGTTACCATTTGATGTACAAACACTATGCAAACGTAGTAAAGATAAATGGTGTAATCCTTACTTCACACACATTTAAAGCGCTGATTTGGATTGGCCGCCTAATGCATGCAAAATGGGGCAATTAAATGGTCTTTAATCTTTGCGTTCTaggggaaaaaaggacaacGCACTG
The DNA window shown above is from Anopheles funestus chromosome 3RL, idAnoFuneDA-416_04, whole genome shotgun sequence and carries:
- the LOC125770551 gene encoding uncharacterized protein DDB_G0271670, translating into MGNGMNKVMPGLYIGNYRDSKDYQQLDRYGISHIVSIHDSPRRFHPDKHYLCVIAADKPDQNLSQYFSVCNDFIHSARLKQGNVLIHCLAGMSRSVTVAVAYIMCVTPLSWKEALKVVRAGRSIANPNVGFQNQLQDFETSKLIEERRRLKERFPSLALESTDKEQCYIALDYYEELLESKDVCEGHCKFGKDCPTGICRTDSRGGMRPSRKPSLSSKKQYNTSLSTSPSTSSQLSVRSVGTPGGGGAQSCPTSPRCSKALSQRPGNGGATRNPENPRAAGEYAAEIDLGEISELRRSSSIVSTFRPRSSPAGLYSYTGSAPPSIHGSRVDLSVSGGTGSAIYLGSTSGSGGASGSGGATGGVGSANNSPGPGRRLSMRSTPKSTPRSTPESSPKASPKKSASTRSLSTTPAGSTGSPKKSVSGSGGGRTATVTPATSTPPTNASSCPKKDDKPSKLTSKTTVPSNATNASTTTTTTTTTSTTTSTTSAGGSVASKAAPARTPSIVIDITTTTATITTCTTSSKDVAYGRPTEKRDATSKVAQTKGAGGKGSNTNNTNASSKTMVASNNANNRPVKQE